One part of the Astatotilapia calliptera chromosome 9, fAstCal1.2, whole genome shotgun sequence genome encodes these proteins:
- the LOC113028909 gene encoding beta-1,4-galactosyltransferase 1-like isoform X1 yields MAGNFKRLFNFLVLFSFVSVACFVLVLFYSRRSFVVIVPEKHILTLGNKTFSGMVKEQVAKLLERRIKASNKSSEMAPTPSAVSLTLGPCPENPPDLIGPLLVEFDFGRTWEHVRKEVSPLLQKGGRFKPKDCVAKQKVAIIIPFRNRHEHLKHWLYYLHPILKRQLVDYGVYVINQDGEGVFNRAKLMNAGYVEALKEYDYDCFLFSDVDLVPLNDRNLYRCFDNPRHLAIGMDKFNFDLPYKTFFGGVASLYKHQYLKINGFPNTYWGWGGEDDDIYKRIVLRGMQVSRPDLLTGRYRMIKHQRDAHNDPNPKNPDKLFQTHWTMNADGINSLKYTVKNIEKDILYTFITVDIGSPE; encoded by the exons TTAATTTTCtagtacttttttcttttgttagtgTCGCATGTTTTGTGCTGGTTTTATTCTACTCCAGAAGAAGCTTTGTGGTTATTGTTcctgaaaaacatattttgacactgggaaacaaaacattttcagggatgGTAAAGGAGCAAGTCGCGAAGCTGTTGGAGAGGAGGATCAAAGCCTCAAACAAAAGCAGTGAGATGGCACCGACACCATCTGCTGTCAGCTTAACTTTGGGCCCCTGCCCTGAAAACCCCCCAGATCTCATAGGTCCACTCCTCGTTGAGTTTGATTTCGGAAGGACTTGGGAACATGTGAGAAAGGAAGTCAGTCCTTTGCTTCAAAAAGGAGGAAGGTTCAAGCCAAAAGACTGTGTTGCAAAGCAGAAG GTGGCAATCATCATCCCATTCCGGAATCGGCACGAGCATTTGAAGCACTGGCTTTATTACTTGCATCCTATACTGAAGCGACAGCTTGTGGACTACGGAGTCTATGTCATCAACCAAGATGGAGAGGGAGTCTTCAATCGGGCTAAACTGATGAATGCAGGATATGTCGAAGCGCTCAAGGAATATGATTATGACTGCTTCCTCTTCTCTGACGTAGATCTGGTTCCCCTAAATGACCGTAACCTCTACAGATGTTTTGACAATCCACGACACTTGGCTATAGGCATGGACAAATTTAATTTCGACTTACCCTATAAGACCTTCTTTGGTGGGGTCGCTTCATTGTACAAACATCAGTACTTGAAAATTAATGGGTTCCCAAACACCTACTGGGGTTGGGGTGGTGAGGACGATGATATCTACAAACGAATAGTCTTACGTGGAATGCAGGTTTCTCGACCTGACTTACTGACGGGCAGGTACAGGATGATCAAACATCAAAGAGACGCGCACAATGACCCAAATCCAAAGAATCCTGATAAACTGTTTCAAACACATTGGACCATGAATGCGGATGGCATCAATTCcctcaaatacacagtaaagAACATTGAGAAGGATATCTTGTACACTTTTATCACTGTAGATATCGGCTCTCCTGAATGA
- the LOC113028909 gene encoding beta-1,4-galactosyltransferase 1-like isoform X2 has translation MNCHLVAIIIPFRNRHEHLKHWLYYLHPILKRQLVDYGVYVINQDGEGVFNRAKLMNAGYVEALKEYDYDCFLFSDVDLVPLNDRNLYRCFDNPRHLAIGMDKFNFDLPYKTFFGGVASLYKHQYLKINGFPNTYWGWGGEDDDIYKRIVLRGMQVSRPDLLTGRYRMIKHQRDAHNDPNPKNPDKLFQTHWTMNADGINSLKYTVKNIEKDILYTFITVDIGSPE, from the exons ATGAACTGTCACCTG GTGGCAATCATCATCCCATTCCGGAATCGGCACGAGCATTTGAAGCACTGGCTTTATTACTTGCATCCTATACTGAAGCGACAGCTTGTGGACTACGGAGTCTATGTCATCAACCAAGATGGAGAGGGAGTCTTCAATCGGGCTAAACTGATGAATGCAGGATATGTCGAAGCGCTCAAGGAATATGATTATGACTGCTTCCTCTTCTCTGACGTAGATCTGGTTCCCCTAAATGACCGTAACCTCTACAGATGTTTTGACAATCCACGACACTTGGCTATAGGCATGGACAAATTTAATTTCGACTTACCCTATAAGACCTTCTTTGGTGGGGTCGCTTCATTGTACAAACATCAGTACTTGAAAATTAATGGGTTCCCAAACACCTACTGGGGTTGGGGTGGTGAGGACGATGATATCTACAAACGAATAGTCTTACGTGGAATGCAGGTTTCTCGACCTGACTTACTGACGGGCAGGTACAGGATGATCAAACATCAAAGAGACGCGCACAATGACCCAAATCCAAAGAATCCTGATAAACTGTTTCAAACACATTGGACCATGAATGCGGATGGCATCAATTCcctcaaatacacagtaaagAACATTGAGAAGGATATCTTGTACACTTTTATCACTGTAGATATCGGCTCTCCTGAATGA